One stretch of Eupeodes corollae chromosome 2, idEupCoro1.1, whole genome shotgun sequence DNA includes these proteins:
- the LOC129944935 gene encoding brachyurin-like — protein sequence MIIPLLIPIGLLVHFSGAENEDVDWANVPPRSVDDRIQINPNIEEVSSEEGRITNGKVAEPKQFPYQVGLLLYSDEGKSWCGGTLISDQWIVSAAHCAEGVKSADVYLGATNRTDRSEVGQQIVKVGKDNIFVHEAWDSERLLNDISLLKLPNPVELSDYIRPAKLPESRDTTSYQGQKAIASGWGRASDTARGASEMLRYIEVPIMANNFCSVYYAGNVKDSNVCINTRGRKSTCNGDSGGPLVLADGSDTLIGATSFGIVFGCEIQFPGVFTRITSYLDWINQKTGDSSH from the exons ATGATAATTCCCCTGCTTATTCCTATCGGTCTTCTAGTTCATTTCTCAGGAGCTGAGAATGAAGATGTGGATTGGGCAAACGTTCCACCGCGAAGTGTTGACGATCGCATTCAAATAAATCCTAATATCGAAGAAGTTTCTTCTGAAGAAGGACGTATAACGAACGGAAAAGTTGCAGAACCAAAACAGTTTCCTTATCAAGTAGGCTTGTTGCTGTATTCAGATGAAGGAAAGTCATGGTGTGGAGGAACTTTAATCTCTGATCAATGGATTGTTTCGGCTGCACATTGTGCTGAGGg aGTGAAAAGCGCTGATGTGTATTTGGGGGCTACAAATCGAACAGATCGTTCTGAAGTGGGACAACAGATAGTAAAGGTCGGGaaggacaatatttttgttcacgAGGCTTGGGACTCTGAAAGATTGCTGAATGATATATCGCTTTTAAAACTGCCAAATCCCGTAGAGTTGAGTG ATTATATAAGGCCAGCCAAGCTGCCAGAATCTAGAGACACCACTTCATACCAAGGCCAAAAGGCAATAGCATCTGGATGGGGTCGTGCTAGTGACA CTGCTAGAGGAGCCTCTGAAATGCTCCGGTATATTGAAGTACCAATAATGGCTAACAACTTCTGTAGTGTTTATTATGCGGGAAATGTTAAGGATTCAAATGTTTGCATTAATACCAGAGGAAGAAAATCAACTTGTAATGGAGACTCTGGTGGTCCACTTGTTCTAGCCGATGGAAGTGATACACTTATTGGAGCGACATCATTTGGAATTGTGTTTGGATGTGAAATTCAGTTTCCTGGGGTATTTACAAGAATAACATCTTATTTGGATTGGATAAATCAGAAGACTGGAGATTCGAGTCATTAA
- the LOC129944939 gene encoding brachyurin-like, which yields MIVPLLIPIGFLVHFSGAENEDVDWANVPSQNVDDRIKINPDIKLIVSSEEGRITNGKIAEPKQFPYQVGLLLNSDRGKSWCGGTLISDQWIVSAAHCAEGVKSADVYLGATNRTDRSEVGQQIVKVEKDNIFVHEAWDSERLLNDISLLKLPSPVELSDYIRPAKLPESGDTASYQGQKAIASGWGRDSDTARGASEMLRWIEVPIMANNFCSVYYMGNVKDSNVCINTRGRKSTCNGDSGGPLVLADGSETLIGATSFGIVFGCEIQFPGVFTRITSYLDWINQKTGDSRH from the exons ATGATTGTTCCCCTGCTTATTCCTATTGGTTTTCTAGTTCATTTCTCAGGAGCTGAGAATGAAGATGTGGATTGGGCAAATGTTCCATCGCAAAACGTTGACGATCGCATTAAAATTAATCCTGATATCAAATTAATAGTGTCTTCCGAAGAAGGGCGTATAACGAATGGAAAAATTGCTGAGCCAAAACAGTTTCCCTATCAAGTAGGCTTGTTGCTGAATTCGGATAGAGGAAAGTCATGGTGTGGAGGAACTTTAATTTCTGATCAATGGATTGTATCGGCTGCACACTGTGCTGAAGG aGTGAAGAGCGCTGATGTGTATTTGGGAGCTACAAATCGAACAGATCGTTCTGAGGTTGGACAACAGATTGTTAAGGTGGAGAAGGACAACATTTTCGTTCACGAGGCTTGGGATTCTGAAAGATTGCTGAATGATATATCGCTTTTAAAACTGCCAAGTCCCGTAGAGTTGAGTG attATATAAGGCCAGCAAAGCTGCCAGAATCTGGAGACACTGCTTCGTACCAAGGTCAAAAGGCAATAGCATCTGGATGGGGTCGTGATAGTGACA CTGCTAGAGGAGCATCTGAAATGCTCCGATGGATTGAAGTACCAATAATGGCCAACAACTTCTGCAGTGTTTATTATATGGGAAATGTTAAGGATTCAAATGTTTGCATTAATACCAGAGGAAGAAAATCAACTTGTAATGGAGACTCTGGTGGTCCACTTGTTCTAGCCGATGGAAGTGAAACCCTTATAGGAGCGACATCATTTGGAATTGTTTTTGGATGTGAAATTCAGTTTCCTGGAGTATTCACAAGAATAACATCTTATTTGGATTGGATAAATCAGAAGACTGGAGATTCTAGGCATTAA
- the LOC129944936 gene encoding brachyurin-like, with protein sequence MRLFIVIFALLASTVSAHYDWENVQPRHVDSLLKKLPRGKAIDGRITNGEAAAAKQFPYQVGLMLYLDNGRAWCGGTLISNRWVLTAAHCTDGVNGVDVYLGATNRTDRSEAGQQIIYVGKKYVFVHEKWDSSQLVNDISVLKLPIPIDFNDYIQPAALPKLGESSLYTGEKTIASGWGRDSDSAKGASEILRWVEVPIMANNVCNRYYQGSVKDTNICISTKGKKSTCNGDSGGPLVLNDGSNTVIGATSFGIIFGCEVEFPGVFTRITSYLDWIKEKTGISNE encoded by the exons ATGAGGTTGTTTATTGTGATATTTGCATTGCTAGCTAGCACAGTTTCTGCCCATTACGATTGGGAAAATGTTCAACCGCGACATGTTGACTCTCTTTTGAAGAAACTACCGCGAGGAAAAGCCATTGATGGACGCATTACAAATGGCGAAGCAGCAGCTGCAAAACAATTTCCCTACCAAGTTGGATTAATGCTTTACTTGGACAATGGAAGAGCTTGGTGCGGAGGAACTTTAATATCAAACCGTTGGGTCTTGACTGCAGCTCACTGTACTGATGG AGTTAATGGTGTTGATGTTTATTTGGGAGCGACTAATCGAACAGATAGAAGTGAGGCCGGACAACAAATTATTTACGTTGGTAAAAAATACGTCTTTGTGCATGAAAAATGGGACTCAAGTCAATTGGTGAATGACATTTCCGTTCTTAAACTTCCAATTCCAATTGATTTCAATG ATTATATTCAACCAGCTGCTTTGCCAAAATTAGGAGAATCGTCACTCTACACGGGTGAAAAAACCATCGCTTCTGGATGGGGTCGAGATAGCGATT CTGCTAAAGGTGCATCTGAAATCTTACGTTGGGTAGAAGTTCCAATTATGGCCAACAATGTATGCAACCGTTACTACCAGGGCTCCGTAAaggatacaaatatttgtataagtaCAAAAGGAAAGAAATCAACTTGCAATGGAGATTCTGGTGGTCCTTTAGTTTTGAATGATGGAAGTAATACTGTTATTGGTGCAACTTCGTTTGGAATTATTTTCGGTTGTGAAGTCGAATTTCCAGGGGTATTTACAAGAATAACTTCGTACTTGGATtggattaaagaaaaaactggaATTTCAAATGAATGA
- the LOC129944938 gene encoding diphosphoinositol polyphosphate phosphohydrolase 1: MVKEKPNSTRIYDKDGFRRRAACICVRSDAETEVLLVTSSRRPEMWIVPGGGVEPEEEPSVTAVREVLEEAGVVGKLGRCLGVFENRDHMHRTEVFVMTVTKELEEWEDSRSIGRKRQWFSVDDALAQLALHKPTQRHYLQQLRHSKNSTSSPPPSPTTA, from the exons ATGGTCAAGGAGAAGCCAAACTCAACTCGAATCTACGACAAGGATGGATTCCGAAGGCGTGCCGCATGCATTTGCGTTCGTTCGGACGCCGAAACAGAG GTTTTACTGGTGACATCCTCTAGGCGCCCTGAAATGTGGATAGTCCCAGGTGGTGGAGTTGAGCCCGAAGAGGAGCCATCTGTTACTGCTGTTAGAGAAGTACTCGAAGAAGCTGGTGTTGTTGGCAAACTTGGTCGATGTTTGGGTGTTTTCGAG aatcgAGATCACATGCATCGTACAGAAGTTTTTGTCATGACCGTTACTAAAGAACTCGAAGAATGGGAAGACTCACGAAGCATCGGCCGAAAACGCCAATGGTTTTCGGTCGATGACGCATTGGCTCAACTTGCTTTGCATAAACCCACACAACGGCACTATCTTCAACAACTAAGGCATTCGAAGAACTCAACATCCTCACCTCCACCATCGCCTACTACTGCGTGA